The window AAACGGGACACGGACCGCCTTTTTCGCATCCATGATGATCTCGCCTTCCCGCTCATTCAAATAGCGGACGAGTGTCTTGGCGTTCTCCGGGATCCGTTCCTGGGCACTCGCTGTGAAGATGACGGAAATTCCAAGTTCCTGCAAGTTCTTCCCTTCCAAGAATTCCAGGATGCTATGTTCCGCAATCAATTGATAATCCGACACGATGAACACGAGATGTGGGGCAAAAATCACCTTCCCTTTATTCTCATCGCCATCCCGTTCCCGGATCACTTCGTAAAGCGAGGACAAGAGCTGGTCCCGCGTCTGCTCGTTATGAATAAACCCTTTCGCATGCATATGCGGCAATGTGAAGTGAGGCAGCCACTTCATCCATTTCACTTTCGGATAATCGGCATGCTTGAAAATATAGATGAACCGCATGTCATGGTAGCTATGGAAAAAAGCGAGCTGTCCAACCAATTGGTTCAACTCGTTCCGGAGAATCGACTCTTTTCCGATCAACCCGACCGTGCCTTTCGCTAAACTTGCCGTAATCGGGGCATCTGCAATTTCCTTGAATGCAGATTCCATTTTTTGCGACTGGGCCAGCAGATCATCTGTATCCCGGTTCGCCAAATCCCCGGAAGACAAGGAAATCTGGTAGCTGGACGGGACGGCTCCTGAGCCGAGACGGAACTCCAACGCGTCATGGCTATCCAATGTCTTCTCCCAAATGCGGCCGGACAATTGGTTCGTCATATGTTTCATCTGTTCAAAAGAAGGAAAATGAAAACGAAGGACATCTTTCTGTTTTTTAGCTAATGCGTAGAGCTCTTCCCGCATATTTTTCAAATACGCTGTGTAGACGCGCTTCCTTTTTTCTTCGCCCAACTTCCGTCTTTTTTTGTCATTGAAATATTGGACAGTGGACGTCAGGAGCGTCACCGTGAACATCGTGATGGAAATGATGATGAAAATCCCGCGTGGTATCAAAATCGCCACAAGACCCAACACGATCAGCATGACGAGCGGCGGCAACACGATGAGCCAAAGCCCTCTGCCTAAATTATCGTTCTCCTGCGTAGGGAACGTCAGGTTTACTTTTTCATCCGGCAGCTCATGGATCATACGGGGGGTCCGACGATAATCAGGATAGATTTCCGCCATCTCGGACTTCGGCAACTCGAACTCGGGAAGTTCCGTCCGATAGGCACCGACGGAACGGATGGCAAGTACATCCGTTTCCAGCAATCGGATTTCCATCGACTCCCATTGCACCATATCGCCGAGCTTCAGCTGCGGATGGCCTTCCAGCTGCTCCCCGTTCCGATACAATCGGCAAGCGTCGTCCATTTCAATGCGCCATCCCGATGATGTCTTAATAAGAGAAAAAGAGCCTCCCGGCCGAGCAGGAAAGGCGCGGCCCAGAAGTTGACAAGTTGCATGATCGTTTTGACACCCGAAAGAGATGACCTTTTCGAACCCGGTATAATACGTCTTCTCACGGGACATGGAGGATGTCACATAAAGATCCAGCACCCTCCCTTTCCGGGGAATGGACACTTTTCCTTCTTTCGTCAGAACACCTAACAGCTCCCCGTCTTCCCGGAGATCAAACCCGTCCTTCCCTTCCTCCATCATCATGGGGCCGCGGGGGAACGGAAACGTCAACATCGTCACGTCATCCTCGACGGAAGGACCAATTGTCAGACGTTTAAAATCGTATTCCTGGAACTGGACCCGTTGCGAATACCGGTCATAGAACAGCCAAAGCTCCACCTAACACTCACCTACTTTCATGTAAACTGCGGACATCATTTATTCACCTGAAGGCTTCGGCTCTTTCTCTGAAGCAGGGGCCTTCTGGGTTTCCTCATCAGGCTTCGCCTTTTCTTCAACCGGCTTTTCTTTTGAAGTCGGAGTGGCATCGGCCGGTTTGTCTTTCGATGCAGGCGATTCCTCCTCTTTCGCCGGCTGTTTCACCTCCGGCTTGTCTGCCTCGGCAGGCTTTTCCTGATCCGCTTCCAATTGCTGCTGCATTTCGGCTTCTTGTTCCATCAGCTTTTCATATTCTTCGACTTCGTGATCGATTTCCTCCAACAGCCGCTGCTTCTCCTCGCCTGTCAAATCTTTTTCCGCTTGGATCTCTTCCCGCCTTTTCAATAAGCCGTAGACAAGCAACTCGCCATCTTCCATCGACCTTGCCAAATCGACCGCTTTTTCCGCTTCCGCCCGGCCGATGTAAATCCAATATTTCAAATAATCCGCATCGGTCTGCAATGTGATATTGGCCAAGACATTCCGTTTCTGCTCCTCGTCCAGCCGCTCGTTCGTGACGTACGCATACGCCGCCTCATACAACACGACATAGGGCATCTTTTTCACACTTTGCGGCTCAAGGACCGTCACAACTTCACTATACCGATGGTTCAAAAATTGCTGGTGACTCGCCAAATACGCTTCATTCATCGGTTTCTTATAAATGAAATAATGGAACATGAAAATAAATGCGGGAATCAAGATAATCCCGAGAGCGAATGTGGTCATTTGCCAAGTCTTCCATTTCTTCTTCGGCATCTGTATGTATAGTTTCTCTTGTTGATCCAGCCACTCGATTTGTCCTTGGCAGTATGCTTTTAATTCTTGGGGATCGGCGGCGGATAAAATGGCGGATTCAGTTGCATTCAAATTCAAGGCGTCCGCGTATTTGATATATTCGTCGAACGTTTTGGATCCATCTACGGCGGCGGCGACGGAAGCTTTCGTTTCCAGCCAGACCCGGTTCGGATCCTGTTCGGCAGGCGGCAATCCGTCA is drawn from Sporosarcina sp. FSL W7-1349 and contains these coding sequences:
- the essB gene encoding type VII secretion protein EssB, yielding MSKKTSSYFESLVDTEVLREEKHVTLAFHRERIGLKSQAVIEFLREAEPAIRKEIRVTEDELIIQATIPPTFHPFESLGKEDLKTRWIFAHQLIEKVENHPHERLTVVVCPENIVHNAGMKPFFIHYGVIDGLPPAEQDPNRVWLETKASVAAAVDGSKTFDEYIKYADALNLNATESAILSAADPQELKAYCQGQIEWLDQQEKLYIQMPKKKWKTWQMTTFALGIILIPAFIFMFHYFIYKKPMNEAYLASHQQFLNHRYSEVVTVLEPQSVKKMPYVVLYEAAYAYVTNERLDEEQKRNVLANITLQTDADYLKYWIYIGRAEAEKAVDLARSMEDGELLVYGLLKRREEIQAEKDLTGEEKQRLLEEIDHEVEEYEKLMEQEAEMQQQLEADQEKPAEADKPEVKQPAKEEESPASKDKPADATPTSKEKPVEEKAKPDEETQKAPASEKEPKPSGE